In Deltaproteobacteria bacterium, a single window of DNA contains:
- the glpX gene encoding class II fructose-bisphosphatase, with amino-acid sequence MRRELAIEFSRVTEAAALAGYKWLGRGDKNVADGAAVEAMRFFLNGIDIAGEIVIGEGEIDDAPMLYIGEKVGTGEGDAVDIAVDPIEGTRMTAMGQPNAIAVLAVGEQGTFLKAPDMYMEKLIVGPAARGVIDLAKPLEDNLRATAKAMNKPLSELTAITLAKPRHDQVIAQMQKLGVRVFAIPDGDVAASILTCMPDSEVDLLYGIGGAPEGVISAAVIRALDGDMQARLLPRHEVKADTPENIAAGELELKRCEEMGIEARRILKIGDMARNDNVIFAATGITKGDLLEGITRDGTIATSETLLIRGKSRTIRRIRSIHYLDRKDDPLKKLIL; translated from the coding sequence ATGAGACGTGAACTGGCAATTGAATTCTCACGGGTTACCGAAGCAGCGGCGCTTGCTGGGTACAAATGGCTTGGGCGCGGCGATAAAAACGTTGCTGATGGCGCAGCTGTTGAAGCAATGCGGTTTTTCTTAAATGGAATCGATATCGCAGGCGAGATTGTCATCGGCGAAGGTGAAATCGATGATGCACCGATGCTCTATATTGGTGAGAAGGTTGGTACTGGCGAAGGAGATGCGGTTGATATCGCGGTTGATCCGATTGAAGGAACACGCATGACCGCCATGGGGCAACCCAATGCAATTGCAGTACTCGCGGTTGGTGAGCAAGGCACATTCCTTAAAGCTCCCGACATGTACATGGAAAAACTAATCGTGGGCCCAGCTGCTCGCGGCGTCATTGACCTTGCCAAGCCTCTTGAAGACAACCTGCGCGCGACCGCGAAGGCTATGAACAAACCGTTGAGCGAGCTTACGGCGATTACTTTGGCAAAGCCCCGTCACGACCAAGTCATTGCCCAAATGCAAAAGCTTGGTGTTCGTGTTTTCGCAATCCCTGATGGAGATGTTGCAGCATCGATTCTTACCTGCATGCCCGACAGCGAAGTTGATTTGCTCTATGGGATTGGCGGGGCACCAGAAGGTGTTATCAGCGCAGCGGTCATTCGCGCGTTGGATGGTGACATGCAGGCACGGCTCCTACCACGGCATGAAGTCAAAGCAGACACTCCTGAAAATATTGCTGCGGGTGAACTCGAGTTAAAGCGCTGCGAGGAAATGGGTATTGAAGCCCGTCGCATTTTGAAAATCGGCGATATGGCAAGAAACGATAATGTTATCTTTGCGGCAACCGGCATCACCAAGGGAGATTTGCTAGAAGGCATTACCCGTGATGGCACGATTGCAACCAGCGAGACCTTGTTGATTCGCGGTAAATCGAGAACCATTCGCCGTATTCGGTCTATTCATTACTTAGACCGCAAGGATGATCCGCTTAAGAAATTGATTCTTTAG
- a CDS encoding alpha/beta hydrolase, which translates to MSIQNTSRDLFTLLRWLGPWADEDKTPSGIERHEEFHPVPGSNQKVKTWTYIDKSRAPKGAYLIGPGLHFKGAEHEGLDRFARILAKAGNLIMSPFVEDFSNMHIQPNTHVPFLGAFDALLEHRLLPPGIKPGVFSISFGSWLAMKLATCPVRNSRLGASVVFGGYGNFQEAVDFAISGELNGERYTHHDPRNVPAIFMHIADTFDVDAATLRQAWLKYMRQTWQIDTMKSAEACHRKAKSLALELPIEFRDVFLEGCGALPGAQARVRASLADKKFDYLDTRSDFHAIQCPVFIMHGTDDDVIPYTQLESLSRELPLHVEQETYLTGLYGHSSQDGQARTALVNAAFRELTTMVRMLKAIHRGGRMSI; encoded by the coding sequence ATGAGCATTCAAAATACATCACGAGATCTTTTTACCCTCTTACGCTGGCTTGGTCCCTGGGCCGATGAAGACAAGACGCCTTCCGGTATCGAACGGCACGAAGAGTTTCATCCCGTCCCGGGGTCTAACCAGAAGGTTAAGACATGGACTTACATCGACAAGAGTCGGGCACCGAAAGGAGCATACCTCATCGGTCCTGGGCTCCACTTTAAAGGCGCTGAGCATGAAGGTTTGGACCGGTTTGCTCGAATACTTGCCAAGGCCGGTAACCTTATTATGTCGCCCTTCGTTGAAGATTTTTCGAACATGCACATCCAACCCAATACACATGTGCCTTTTCTCGGAGCTTTCGACGCCCTGCTAGAGCACCGACTTTTACCCCCCGGTATCAAGCCCGGTGTATTTAGCATTTCGTTTGGCTCTTGGCTCGCGATGAAGCTGGCAACTTGCCCCGTTCGCAATAGCCGTTTGGGCGCCTCCGTTGTGTTTGGCGGGTACGGCAACTTTCAAGAAGCGGTCGATTTCGCCATCTCTGGAGAGCTTAACGGCGAACGTTATACCCATCACGACCCCCGTAATGTGCCAGCTATATTTATGCACATCGCAGACACATTCGATGTTGATGCGGCAACGCTGCGGCAAGCATGGCTTAAGTACATGCGGCAAACGTGGCAAATTGACACAATGAAATCGGCTGAAGCTTGTCATCGCAAAGCGAAGAGTTTGGCATTGGAACTCCCCATAGAATTCAGAGATGTCTTCTTAGAAGGCTGCGGTGCATTGCCCGGAGCCCAAGCGAGAGTTCGTGCTTCACTTGCGGACAAGAAGTTCGATTACCTTGATACGCGCTCAGACTTTCACGCCATTCAGTGCCCTGTCTTTATTATGCACGGTACCGACGATGATGTGATCCCTTACACTCAACTCGAGAGCCTTTCCCGTGAACTGCCTCTTCACGTAGAACAAGAGACCTACCTGACAGGCCTCTATGGACACAGCAGTCAAGATGGCCAAGCACGCACCGCTTTGGTCAACGCAGCATTTAGAGAATTAACCACGATGGTGAGAATGTTAAAAGCAATTCACCGGGGCGGACGAATGTCAATTTGA
- a CDS encoding HAMP domain-containing histidine kinase translates to MMTESKPNRIQQTLRILKVVVDRFLPPAIQDGDEEALRRARTIVVFSWLFVPMVPIAWTVYSWLGWEHLIGPVVWWGVITCLVPFLMRLTGSLNVAAFVSLLHFSTTVLMVSCFTGGWNSPVLWWVVPLPFIAGSVAGSRGAIGWTLIAAGIVMVQWWLTPNGWVVELPTTASDMRINNIATLCAMLCVVLMAFLYTEYLRFDALNRLKQVNVAMRAARDQAQNSLKRVAGSKRRADAALSFAEKSAAESAESNRVKSEILRMTAHDLRGPLSEMTGLARLALDDDGEPGITKEEALELILKSSDHMRELLESLLDLNKLETGQMVPKAVALDTGMIHQNVLEEFYGRARAKHIQLECIAPERPHELWTDLIMLRQILQNLISNAIKYSSRGSVVYFEIHTGFDEVEFVVRDEGQGMTPEDMTNLYKPFARLSARPTANESSVGVGLSIVKGLVDVLGGQILCQSQLGAGTTFRVILPIGSPEGSSTSTGEFALLA, encoded by the coding sequence ATGATGACTGAAAGTAAGCCGAATCGAATCCAACAGACCCTAAGAATCCTTAAAGTCGTCGTCGACCGCTTCCTTCCACCCGCGATTCAGGACGGTGATGAAGAGGCGCTTCGGCGTGCCAGAACCATTGTGGTTTTTTCATGGTTATTTGTCCCCATGGTCCCGATAGCCTGGACGGTTTACAGCTGGCTTGGCTGGGAACACCTAATTGGTCCCGTTGTATGGTGGGGAGTTATTACCTGCTTGGTCCCGTTTTTGATGCGCCTGACCGGCTCTTTAAACGTGGCGGCATTCGTATCTCTTCTTCATTTTAGCACGACTGTTTTGATGGTCTCTTGTTTTACCGGTGGTTGGAATTCTCCTGTTTTGTGGTGGGTCGTACCTCTACCGTTTATCGCCGGGAGCGTGGCAGGATCGCGAGGCGCAATCGGTTGGACGCTCATTGCGGCTGGTATCGTGATGGTGCAGTGGTGGCTCACGCCCAATGGCTGGGTTGTTGAACTCCCGACCACTGCAAGCGATATGAGAATCAACAATATAGCCACTTTATGCGCGATGCTTTGTGTTGTGTTGATGGCATTTCTTTATACGGAATATCTACGCTTCGACGCCTTAAACCGTTTGAAGCAAGTCAATGTGGCTATGCGCGCTGCGCGTGACCAAGCACAAAACTCTCTCAAGCGGGTCGCTGGGTCCAAACGCCGAGCAGATGCGGCACTGTCTTTCGCGGAAAAATCCGCAGCTGAATCGGCAGAGAGCAACCGGGTAAAGTCTGAAATCCTGCGTATGACAGCCCACGACTTACGAGGACCTTTGAGTGAAATGACGGGCTTGGCCCGTTTGGCACTTGATGATGATGGTGAGCCAGGGATAACGAAAGAAGAAGCGTTAGAGCTTATCCTAAAATCTTCAGACCATATGCGTGAGCTACTCGAGAGTTTGCTTGACCTGAATAAGTTAGAGACAGGCCAAATGGTACCTAAGGCGGTGGCCCTTGATACCGGCATGATTCATCAAAATGTGCTTGAAGAGTTCTATGGCCGTGCACGTGCAAAGCATATTCAACTCGAATGCATAGCGCCGGAGCGCCCACACGAACTTTGGACGGATCTCATAATGCTACGCCAGATTCTGCAAAACCTGATTTCAAACGCAATCAAATATTCTTCCCGTGGCTCAGTCGTTTATTTTGAGATTCATACCGGTTTTGATGAAGTCGAATTTGTAGTTCGTGACGAAGGCCAAGGAATGACTCCTGAAGATATGACTAATCTTTACAAACCGTTCGCGAGACTATCGGCGAGGCCCACTGCGAATGAATCCAGTGTGGGTGTCGGACTTTCAATCGTGAAGGGGTTGGTCGACGTTCTTGGTGGACAGATTCTTTGTCAAAGCCAATTGGGAGCGGGTACAACATTTCGTGTGATTTTACCCATAGGCAGCCCCGAAGGTTCTTCTACCTCGACTGGTGAATTCGCTCTCTTGGCTTAG
- a CDS encoding chemotaxis protein CheX, producing the protein MTQILEEQITYVVQNAFSTVLETEVLSNPAAMVLAKGEPYITASIQINGAWKGVVSVHVPFELGEEIAALMFEDEIDFINTEDLEDAMGEITNIISGSFKSMLEGVCHLGLPIVTRGTDYTVRFPGGTTKVDVGFECDDFCFHVSLVQANQD; encoded by the coding sequence ATGACTCAAATATTAGAAGAACAAATAACGTACGTCGTTCAAAATGCATTCTCTACGGTTCTTGAAACCGAGGTGCTCTCAAACCCAGCCGCCATGGTTTTAGCCAAGGGCGAGCCCTACATCACTGCATCCATCCAAATCAATGGCGCCTGGAAGGGCGTTGTTTCCGTTCATGTACCGTTTGAACTTGGCGAAGAGATTGCAGCTCTGATGTTTGAAGACGAAATCGATTTCATCAACACAGAAGACCTTGAAGATGCGATGGGAGAAATCACCAACATCATTTCAGGGAGCTTCAAGTCTATGCTCGAAGGTGTTTGCCACCTGGGCCTACCGATTGTTACCCGGGGTACTGACTACACAGTTCGCTTTCCTGGCGGAACAACGAAAGTAGATGTTGGCTTTGAGTGCGATGACTTTTGTTTTCACGTCTCGCTGGTCCAAGCCAACCAAGACTGA